A single Candoia aspera isolate rCanAsp1 chromosome 5, rCanAsp1.hap2, whole genome shotgun sequence DNA region contains:
- the CGGBP1 gene encoding CGG triplet repeat-binding protein 1 isoform X2 — translation MERFDVKPPPSRSRSKTALYVTPQDRVTEFGSELYEDGGKLYCSFCNVVLNHVRKSAINDHLKSKTHTKRKGEFEEQSVRKKPRTLTASLQCNSATQTEKPSVVQDFVKMFLEASIPLEKADHPAVRAFLSRHVKNGNSIPKADQLRKIYLSDGFTNQLIKSEEH, via the coding sequence ATGGAGCGATTTGATGTAAAGCCACCTCCTTCCCGGAGCCGTTCAAAGACTGCTTTATACGTGACCCCTCAGGATCGTGTAACTGAATTTGGCAGTGAACTGTATGAAGACGGGGGGAAACTGTATTGCAGTTTTTGCAATGTAGTCCTGAATCATGTTCGCAAGTCTGCAATCAACGACCATCTCAAATCCAAAACGCACACCAAACGTAAGGGAGAGTTTGAAGAGCAAAGTGTCAGGAAGAAACCACGGACTCTGACTGCCTCGCTGCAGTGTAACAGCGCAACCCAGACAGAAAAGCCCAGTGTAGTCCAGGACTTTGTAAAAATGTTTCTGGAAGCTAGCATTCCCCTTGAGAAGGCTGATCATCCAGCTGTACGAGCATTTCTCTCTCGCCATGTGAAGAATGGGAACTCCATACCCAAGGCCGACCAGCTGAGGAAAATCTATTTGTCTGACGGGTTTACAAATCAGCTTATCAAATCTGAAGAACACTGA
- the CGGBP1 gene encoding CGG triplet repeat-binding protein 1 isoform X1 yields MYIFCLNYLRYENLIFPDSCLTVGHKKFIGKIRLSLHFGKLLKTAMERFDVKPPPSRSRSKTALYVTPQDRVTEFGSELYEDGGKLYCSFCNVVLNHVRKSAINDHLKSKTHTKRKGEFEEQSVRKKPRTLTASLQCNSATQTEKPSVVQDFVKMFLEASIPLEKADHPAVRAFLSRHVKNGNSIPKADQLRKIYLSDGFTNQLIKSEEH; encoded by the exons ATGTATATTTTCTG CCTAAACTACCTGAGATATGAAAACCTTATCTTCCCTGATTCCTGCCTAACGGTTGGCCATAAAAAGTTCATTGGGAAAATTAGATTATCTTTACATTTTGGCAA ATTACTAAAGACAGCAATGGAGCGATTTGATGTAAAGCCACCTCCTTCCCGGAGCCGTTCAAAGACTGCTTTATACGTGACCCCTCAGGATCGTGTAACTGAATTTGGCAGTGAACTGTATGAAGACGGGGGGAAACTGTATTGCAGTTTTTGCAATGTAGTCCTGAATCATGTTCGCAAGTCTGCAATCAACGACCATCTCAAATCCAAAACGCACACCAAACGTAAGGGAGAGTTTGAAGAGCAAAGTGTCAGGAAGAAACCACGGACTCTGACTGCCTCGCTGCAGTGTAACAGCGCAACCCAGACAGAAAAGCCCAGTGTAGTCCAGGACTTTGTAAAAATGTTTCTGGAAGCTAGCATTCCCCTTGAGAAGGCTGATCATCCAGCTGTACGAGCATTTCTCTCTCGCCATGTGAAGAATGGGAACTCCATACCCAAGGCCGACCAGCTGAGGAAAATCTATTTGTCTGACGGGTTTACAAATCAGCTTATCAAATCTGAAGAACACTGA